In one Gimesia sp. genomic region, the following are encoded:
- a CDS encoding SMI1/KNR4 family protein, with product MVIKIAKTRAASANDLFVLEKTLGVKLPDSFRDFLKEYDGAEPESNLFEINESNNSGVNEFIPAQLILKERALIENLSPQAFPFAFAEGGNYVILDLSGRETVLFWDHETAEFIHLSDSFEKFLSDLQPFSVDDVKLEPGDVGEVWIDPDFLREHADLFDDSEDDLQNNG from the coding sequence GTGGTTATCAAAATAGCAAAAACTCGTGCTGCTTCTGCAAACGACCTGTTCGTATTAGAAAAGACGCTTGGTGTTAAATTACCAGACAGCTTCCGAGATTTTCTAAAAGAATATGATGGTGCTGAACCGGAATCTAATCTTTTTGAGATTAATGAGTCCAACAATTCTGGAGTGAATGAATTCATTCCGGCTCAATTGATTCTCAAAGAAAGAGCGTTGATCGAGAATCTTTCACCACAGGCATTTCCCTTTGCATTTGCTGAAGGCGGAAACTACGTCATTTTAGATTTGAGTGGTCGGGAGACGGTACTATTCTGGGATCATGAAACAGCTGAGTTTATTCATTTGTCAGACAGCTTCGAAAAGTTCCTTTCCGACCTTCAACCATTCAGCGTGGATGATGTTAAACTTGAGCCAGGCGATGTGGGAGAAGTCTGGATCGATCCAGACTTTTTAAGAGAGCACGCAGATCTCTTCGATGACTCAGAAGACGACCTGCAGAATAACGGATAA
- a CDS encoding Ig-like domain-containing protein has product MQRTFFFHMLFLGCLVLVDPTAGVAASAPGWSPLQATGEPNALKAGDQKTAWATLAQDKGAEWLQLEYKTPVEVKAVRIYENFNPGAVSKLTAIDEGGKEVVIWEGQETIKPAPTVFEVSADAKVVSRSLKIYLDTRRVKGWNEIDAVQLVGSDDSKQWATQASASSSYAERGGSQEITLAALPPSVVKTVPQAGSTDVDPGLKEIAVTFSKDMITERMWAVVQISSEHFPKVGKGIHYLDDKRTCVIPVDLEPDKTYVLWFNRGRFNSFRDTENNPAIPYLLVFKTRSE; this is encoded by the coding sequence ATGCAGAGAACATTCTTCTTTCACATGTTGTTTCTGGGTTGCTTAGTCCTGGTTGATCCGACGGCTGGGGTTGCTGCTTCCGCTCCCGGCTGGTCTCCTCTGCAGGCCACGGGGGAACCGAACGCACTTAAGGCCGGTGATCAGAAGACCGCCTGGGCTACACTGGCGCAGGATAAAGGAGCCGAGTGGCTTCAGCTGGAGTACAAGACGCCTGTTGAAGTAAAAGCGGTGCGGATCTATGAGAACTTTAATCCCGGTGCAGTCAGTAAATTGACGGCGATTGACGAGGGGGGAAAAGAAGTCGTGATCTGGGAAGGGCAGGAAACAATCAAGCCGGCGCCGACCGTTTTTGAAGTGAGCGCCGATGCGAAAGTGGTTTCCAGGTCGCTCAAGATCTATCTCGATACCCGACGCGTCAAAGGCTGGAATGAAATTGATGCAGTCCAACTGGTGGGCAGCGATGACAGCAAACAGTGGGCGACGCAGGCATCGGCCAGCAGTTCGTATGCAGAGCGAGGCGGCTCTCAGGAAATTACGTTGGCAGCGCTGCCTCCTTCCGTGGTCAAGACGGTGCCCCAGGCGGGGAGTACCGATGTTGATCCGGGGTTGAAAGAAATAGCGGTTACCTTCAGCAAGGACATGATCACCGAACGGATGTGGGCCGTCGTGCAGATCTCGTCGGAACACTTTCCCAAGGTAGGCAAGGGAATACACTACCTGGATGACAAACGCACGTGCGTGATTCCCGTCGACCTGGAACCGGACAAGACGTACGTGCTATGGTTCAATCGGGGACGCTTTAACAGTTTTCGCGATACCGAAAATAACCCCGCGATTCCTTATCTGCTCGTGTTCAAAACACGATCTGAATGA
- a CDS encoding DUF6435 family protein: MFGWLRRDPRKKLEQAYAKKMEQARDAQRNGDIQGYASLVAESEEILQEIDRLTAQQVG, translated from the coding sequence ATGTTTGGCTGGTTGCGACGTGATCCCCGGAAAAAGCTGGAACAGGCTTACGCGAAAAAAATGGAGCAGGCCCGTGATGCGCAGCGGAATGGTGACATTCAGGGGTATGCCAGCCTGGTTGCTGAGTCGGAAGAGATCCTGCAGGAAATTGATCGCCTGACAGCACAGCAGGTCGGTTGA
- a CDS encoding DUF1501 domain-containing protein has translation MKHETDNTQLSRRQWLKAASCSVGGLALTGLAPQASQAGLLSPRIAHFPPKAKRVIFLFINGGPSQFESFDYKPELKANGGKKGQNKGKLLAPLYDFAQHGESGMWISEAFPHLAKQADELCMLNGMTGPSRAHPIAIPMLHTGEFKFQRPSMGAWVLYGLGTENQNLPGFFTIKPTRTFGGPANYGSAFLPSTFQATRLGWSGQSIQTASISNLQSQHGLAANPERTALALAQKMNEDLLGQTADVRGVIDSLNLSEQMRDAVPEVMDLSRESKATLDMYGVDEKSTDDFARQCLLARRLSEAGVRFVEVSTTGWDHHSGLDKFKSKAETIDKPIAALLADLKQRGLLDETLVLWSGEFGRQPETQILSGKETLGRDHNSTGYTAWLAGGGTKGGLTHGATDALGYKTVEGEVHLHDLHATMLHLLGLDHKKLVYRFGGRDFRLTNIYGNVVQEIIA, from the coding sequence ATGAAACACGAAACAGATAATACACAACTGTCACGACGTCAATGGCTCAAAGCGGCCAGCTGCAGTGTCGGCGGACTCGCTTTGACCGGGCTCGCTCCACAAGCCAGCCAGGCCGGTCTGCTCTCTCCCCGCATCGCCCACTTCCCCCCCAAAGCGAAGCGAGTCATCTTCCTGTTCATCAACGGCGGCCCCTCGCAGTTTGAATCATTCGATTACAAGCCCGAGCTCAAAGCCAACGGCGGTAAGAAGGGCCAGAACAAGGGGAAACTACTGGCCCCGCTGTACGACTTCGCACAGCACGGCGAAAGCGGCATGTGGATCTCGGAAGCCTTCCCGCATCTGGCAAAACAGGCCGACGAACTCTGCATGCTCAACGGGATGACCGGCCCCAGTCGCGCCCATCCCATCGCGATCCCCATGCTGCATACCGGCGAGTTCAAATTCCAGCGGCCCTCCATGGGCGCCTGGGTGCTCTACGGACTGGGCACCGAAAACCAGAACCTGCCCGGCTTCTTCACCATCAAGCCGACCCGCACCTTCGGCGGTCCCGCGAATTACGGCAGCGCCTTTCTCCCCAGTACCTTCCAGGCCACGCGGCTCGGCTGGTCCGGTCAATCCATCCAGACCGCGTCCATCAGCAACCTGCAGTCACAGCACGGCCTGGCCGCCAACCCGGAACGCACTGCCCTGGCCCTCGCGCAGAAAATGAATGAGGACCTGCTGGGCCAGACCGCCGACGTCCGCGGCGTGATCGACTCGCTCAACCTCAGCGAACAGATGCGCGATGCCGTTCCCGAAGTCATGGACCTCAGCCGCGAGTCGAAAGCCACGCTCGACATGTACGGCGTCGACGAGAAATCCACCGACGACTTCGCTCGCCAGTGCCTGCTGGCCCGTCGTCTGAGTGAAGCCGGCGTCCGCTTTGTGGAAGTCAGCACCACCGGCTGGGATCACCACAGCGGTCTCGACAAATTCAAATCGAAAGCCGAGACGATCGACAAACCGATCGCCGCCCTGCTGGCCGATCTCAAACAGCGCGGCCTGCTGGATGAAACGCTGGTCCTCTGGAGTGGCGAATTCGGACGCCAGCCCGAAACTCAAATCCTTTCCGGCAAAGAGACCCTGGGCCGCGATCACAACTCCACGGGCTACACCGCCTGGCTCGCCGGTGGCGGCACGAAAGGAGGACTGACCCACGGTGCCACCGATGCCCTGGGGTATAAAACGGTCGAGGGAGAAGTCCACCTGCACGATCTGCACGCGACCATGCTGCACCTGCTCGGCCTGGATCACAAGAAGCTCGTCTACCGCTTCGGCGGCCGCGATTTCCGCCTGACCAACATCTACGGCAACGTGGTCCAGGAAATTATCGCTTGA
- a CDS encoding DUF1553 domain-containing protein, producing MNRWLICLVSTLTLAVSAFPASAATPSSKGQQLFESKIEPVLVKYCYECHSKTGESIEGGLELDSPSGMLRGGDTGPMIKPHDREHSSLLRMLRHEDGVSGMPPEEKLSDEVINAFEAWIKLGCPDTRQETGPTLKEQRYQEAQNHWAFVPPRKVAPPAVNQTEWPRDAVIDGFTLSVMEQKGVKPVEDASRLTLVRRVYFDLIGLPPTPEQIDAFLQDKSPNALAKLVDDLLASPQFGERWGRHWLDVVRFAESSGMEFNFTYPHAWPYRNYVIDSFNQDKPYDVFLREQIAGDLLPAQPHESPEAIEARNIAPSILSFGPKRHNSGGTEFRMDIVDDQINTVCRATLALTVSCARCHDHKFDPIPTADYYSLAGIFLSTEPMYGTIKQKYSNTPTDLLPLGENGPALHAAAEAYEKQLQETEKKLTTQTAALKKAQDSQKLAASAHQKYEQLVATTVVDPKNPNALQGPSQADVDRKKAELEKANAQVTQLTTEVTKLKTKIAELKKNPAPRPQYAMTARDRKKPADTYIAVRGDFREKGDVVPRGFLSAIQIDNTPQIPAGHSGRLELAQWITSEQNPLTARVMVNRIWYHLFGRGLVPTVDNFGLIGKQPSHPELLDDLALKFMQEGWSTKCMIRQIVLSRTYQLSSTPDTANLEIDPENHLLWRATPRRLEAEAIRDAILTVSGQLILDRPHGSTVTPLGDKLARSIPLEKLQPPSNQRSVYLPVVRDYVPELFDLFDFPSPSLVSGTRAVTNVPAQALYLRNSQFITDQAQHAARRLLADKQLKDDAARVDLAMRRALGRTPTPEERAGALQLVQQVRESSDPQSKTVEVDAWAAWFQTLFMTAEFRFLVDAR from the coding sequence ATGAACCGTTGGTTGATTTGTCTCGTTTCGACACTCACACTGGCCGTGTCTGCTTTTCCGGCCTCGGCAGCCACGCCCTCTAGTAAGGGCCAGCAGCTGTTCGAATCCAAAATCGAACCGGTGCTCGTCAAGTACTGCTACGAATGCCATTCCAAAACAGGCGAGAGTATCGAAGGCGGCCTGGAACTCGATTCCCCTTCCGGCATGCTGCGCGGCGGCGATACCGGACCGATGATCAAACCCCACGATAGGGAACACAGTTCTCTGTTACGCATGCTGCGTCATGAGGACGGCGTCTCAGGCATGCCCCCCGAAGAAAAACTCTCGGACGAGGTCATCAACGCGTTCGAAGCCTGGATCAAACTCGGCTGCCCCGATACCCGCCAAGAGACCGGCCCCACACTCAAAGAGCAGCGCTACCAGGAAGCTCAAAATCACTGGGCCTTCGTACCGCCCCGCAAAGTCGCGCCCCCTGCCGTCAATCAGACCGAATGGCCCCGCGACGCGGTCATCGATGGCTTCACCCTCTCCGTCATGGAACAGAAAGGCGTCAAGCCGGTCGAAGATGCCAGCCGCCTGACGCTGGTCCGCCGCGTCTACTTTGATCTGATCGGCCTCCCCCCCACTCCCGAGCAGATCGACGCCTTCCTGCAGGACAAATCACCCAACGCCCTCGCGAAGCTCGTTGACGACTTGCTCGCATCCCCCCAGTTCGGCGAACGCTGGGGACGTCACTGGCTGGACGTCGTCCGTTTCGCAGAATCGAGCGGCATGGAGTTCAACTTCACCTACCCCCATGCCTGGCCCTACCGCAACTACGTCATCGACTCCTTTAACCAGGATAAACCCTACGATGTCTTCCTGCGGGAACAGATCGCCGGAGACCTGCTGCCGGCCCAACCCCATGAATCTCCCGAAGCGATCGAAGCCCGCAACATCGCCCCCAGTATCCTCTCTTTCGGTCCCAAACGGCATAACTCCGGCGGAACGGAATTCCGTATGGATATCGTCGACGATCAGATCAACACCGTCTGCCGGGCCACGCTGGCGCTGACTGTCTCCTGTGCCCGCTGTCACGATCACAAGTTCGATCCGATTCCCACCGCCGACTATTATTCCCTGGCAGGGATCTTCCTCAGCACCGAACCGATGTACGGCACGATCAAGCAGAAATACAGCAACACCCCCACCGATCTGCTCCCCCTTGGCGAGAACGGACCAGCCCTGCACGCTGCTGCCGAAGCCTATGAGAAACAGCTGCAGGAAACGGAAAAGAAACTGACCACACAGACGGCAGCCCTGAAAAAAGCACAGGACTCCCAGAAACTGGCCGCGTCTGCACATCAGAAGTACGAACAACTGGTCGCCACCACCGTCGTCGATCCCAAGAATCCCAATGCCCTCCAGGGACCATCCCAGGCCGACGTCGATCGGAAAAAAGCGGAACTCGAGAAAGCCAACGCGCAGGTGACTCAGCTGACCACCGAAGTCACCAAGCTGAAAACCAAAATCGCCGAACTCAAAAAGAATCCCGCCCCACGGCCGCAGTACGCGATGACCGCCCGGGACCGCAAGAAACCCGCCGACACTTACATCGCCGTGCGGGGCGACTTCCGCGAAAAAGGGGACGTCGTTCCCCGCGGCTTCCTGAGTGCCATCCAGATCGACAACACGCCGCAGATCCCCGCCGGCCATAGCGGACGTCTGGAACTGGCCCAATGGATCACCAGTGAGCAGAACCCGCTCACCGCCCGCGTGATGGTCAATCGCATCTGGTACCATCTCTTCGGACGCGGTCTGGTGCCCACTGTCGACAACTTCGGCCTGATTGGCAAACAACCCAGTCATCCGGAACTGCTCGACGACCTGGCCCTTAAGTTCATGCAGGAAGGCTGGTCCACCAAATGCATGATCCGCCAGATCGTGCTCAGCCGCACCTACCAGTTGAGCAGCACACCCGACACGGCCAACCTGGAAATCGATCCGGAGAACCATCTGCTCTGGCGGGCCACACCCCGTCGTCTCGAAGCTGAAGCGATCCGCGATGCGATTCTCACTGTCAGCGGACAACTCATCCTTGACCGTCCCCACGGCTCGACTGTGACGCCACTGGGCGACAAGCTGGCCCGCAGCATTCCCCTGGAAAAACTGCAACCACCCAGCAATCAGCGCAGCGTCTACCTGCCGGTCGTCCGCGATTACGTCCCCGAACTGTTTGACCTGTTCGACTTCCCCTCCCCCAGTCTGGTGAGCGGAACCCGGGCCGTCACGAACGTCCCCGCACAGGCCCTCTACCTGCGGAATTCACAGTTCATCACCGATCAGGCCCAACACGCCGCCCGCAGACTGCTGGCTGACAAACAGCTGAAAGACGATGCCGCCCGGGTCGACCTGGCCATGCGGCGCGCCCTGGGTCGCACACCCACACCAGAGGAACGCGCGGGGGCCCTGCAACTGGTACAGCAGGTTCGTGAGTCCAGCGATCCCCAAAGTAAAACCGTTGAAGTCGACGCCTGGGCCGCCTGGTTCCAGACCCTGTTCATGACCGCGGAATTCCGGTTCCTGGTCGATGCCCGTTAA
- a CDS encoding carboxypeptidase regulatory-like domain-containing protein, translated as MAQWWQYILDLISGGPQASIIETVLRGALIFCILFVTIDWLTLWGTRWGNRHSMSKSFYLSLLIHFCLGLGWVTVVENSPAQPEPIVKSDPIAIRQISNDNTEPTPSDSSTLNDARLWQESITPLKPERNRTERDRLSADTVSLPRQIEPDQETSLLADNMAISPHTSAVSKLPQAERAQTESSKQHSTPAPDVSSSPQDLPSAEARPESRPKTFSRAETARSPRPLSATGTVERQPLQRPSMKTDQGQPGPVSPSITDLSSASEKLTLPAGKHLAARTPLTNLRKSTPAPMSAPQVERPAAMQPDDLLRGVVRDSQTGRPLAATTIRVDLPDGRSLVARTSQQGTYELKLSETPDNVAVSAARPGYLPQSQNLRVTGSSGKPRRLDFTLRAKTERVIAIEENPVVHHLGDDQFEGKVNSQFQRPTAGATYRVRFEISARQYPNGIPRAAITLMAKGIQCRPQIHINGHLLTEGLKPSPDDGSFDRLVLPCNPNWLRLGENEITITSVKCLKDLDDFEFVNLLIWFAP; from the coding sequence ATGGCACAATGGTGGCAGTACATCCTGGATCTGATCAGCGGCGGACCACAGGCTTCGATTATCGAGACAGTGCTCCGCGGGGCGCTGATTTTCTGCATTCTCTTCGTGACCATCGACTGGCTGACTCTCTGGGGCACCCGCTGGGGTAATCGACACTCCATGTCCAAGTCGTTTTACCTTTCCCTGCTGATCCACTTCTGCCTGGGTCTCGGCTGGGTCACCGTGGTCGAAAACTCGCCGGCCCAGCCGGAACCGATCGTTAAATCAGATCCCATCGCGATTCGACAGATCAGCAACGACAACACGGAACCAACGCCCTCCGATTCATCAACGTTGAACGATGCCCGACTCTGGCAGGAAAGCATCACGCCACTCAAACCGGAACGGAATCGAACCGAGCGGGACCGCCTCTCCGCGGACACCGTCTCGCTCCCCCGACAGATCGAACCAGACCAGGAGACTAGTCTGCTCGCAGATAATATGGCGATCTCTCCGCACACCTCGGCAGTAAGCAAGTTGCCCCAGGCCGAGCGGGCACAAACCGAATCTTCCAAGCAGCACTCGACTCCCGCACCCGACGTTTCATCTTCCCCGCAAGATCTTCCCAGCGCAGAGGCCCGTCCCGAATCGCGGCCGAAAACATTTTCTCGGGCAGAGACCGCTCGGTCTCCACGTCCCCTCTCCGCAACAGGAACTGTGGAACGACAACCACTGCAGCGTCCCTCGATGAAAACGGACCAGGGTCAGCCCGGACCGGTCTCACCTTCCATTACCGATCTCAGTTCTGCTTCTGAAAAACTGACTCTTCCCGCAGGCAAGCATCTGGCGGCGCGGACTCCGTTGACGAACCTGCGCAAATCAACGCCAGCCCCCATGTCCGCGCCCCAGGTTGAACGCCCCGCTGCGATGCAGCCGGATGACCTCCTCCGCGGGGTTGTCCGCGATTCCCAGACAGGACGACCGCTGGCAGCCACGACGATTCGCGTCGACCTGCCCGATGGCCGATCCCTCGTAGCGCGAACGTCCCAGCAAGGCACCTATGAACTGAAACTTTCAGAGACGCCCGATAATGTCGCAGTCAGCGCCGCCCGACCGGGTTACCTGCCCCAGTCGCAGAACCTGAGAGTGACCGGATCGAGTGGGAAACCCCGCCGCCTCGATTTTACACTGCGTGCCAAAACGGAGCGCGTGATTGCCATCGAAGAGAACCCCGTCGTCCATCATCTCGGCGATGATCAATTCGAAGGAAAAGTCAACAGCCAGTTCCAGCGTCCCACCGCAGGCGCAACCTACCGGGTCCGGTTCGAAATTTCAGCCCGACAGTATCCGAATGGAATTCCCCGGGCTGCCATCACCCTCATGGCCAAAGGCATTCAGTGCCGACCTCAGATCCACATCAACGGTCACCTGCTGACCGAAGGACTGAAACCCTCTCCCGACGACGGCTCCTTCGACCGACTGGTTCTCCCCTGCAATCCGAACTGGCTGCGTCTTGGCGAGAATGAAATCACCATCACCTCCGTCAAATGCCTGAAAGACCTCGACGATTTCGAATTCGTCAATCTCCTCATCTGGTTTGCACCATAG
- a CDS encoding DUF1501 domain-containing protein, translating to MNQRSSRSMTDCSGITRRNFVQAGALGAGGLCLADLLKLKAEGAVSSKQQDTSVILFWLSGGPGHMETWDPKPEAPAEYRGPFQPIATSLSGVQFSELMPGQAKLAEHLAVLRTVNHGTGDHTKGNHWMLTGFEGPAFNAPDNRVQRRPSIGSAASFLRGARLEGMPPYVGVPHLRGGTDNLFHYSSYIGGGFDPFIVNSDPNTSSFSVQNLTLARGLTVDRLKNRQELLSSLDQLPRRHEKLIRDLDEHQQKAFDLLYSKGVRSAFDIEDEPAAVRDSYGRHTFGQSALLARRLVEHGSTFVTVNCVPWDHHGSAGRLRTEEGARKLIPPLDAAISGLIRDLIDRGLYEKTLVVAMGEFGRTPRINQHAGRDHWGRTFSVMMGCGGMRMGQIIGRSSSRGEDVVERPVGPQDVAATIYRHLGIDPQRVILRDRLDRPMPLLDTGEPVSELFG from the coding sequence ATGAACCAACGATCGTCCCGCAGCATGACCGACTGTTCCGGAATCACACGTCGCAATTTCGTGCAGGCGGGCGCATTGGGAGCAGGCGGTTTGTGCCTGGCGGATCTGCTGAAGCTCAAAGCGGAAGGGGCCGTTTCGTCGAAGCAACAGGACACCAGCGTGATCCTGTTCTGGTTGAGCGGCGGTCCGGGGCATATGGAGACCTGGGATCCCAAGCCCGAAGCACCTGCAGAATACCGGGGACCCTTTCAGCCAATCGCGACCAGTCTGTCGGGAGTGCAGTTCAGCGAACTGATGCCGGGACAGGCGAAACTGGCCGAGCACCTGGCTGTGCTGCGAACCGTGAATCACGGGACCGGCGATCATACCAAGGGAAATCACTGGATGCTGACCGGCTTTGAAGGTCCTGCCTTCAATGCGCCCGACAATCGGGTGCAGCGACGTCCTTCGATTGGCTCCGCGGCTTCGTTCCTGCGTGGTGCCCGGCTGGAAGGCATGCCCCCTTATGTGGGAGTACCTCATCTCCGTGGGGGGACGGATAATCTGTTTCATTATTCCTCGTACATTGGCGGCGGCTTTGATCCGTTTATTGTCAATTCCGATCCGAATACTTCCAGCTTCAGCGTGCAGAACCTGACCCTGGCCCGCGGCCTGACGGTCGATCGATTGAAGAACCGGCAGGAACTGTTGAGTTCGCTCGACCAGCTGCCGCGTCGACACGAGAAGCTGATTCGCGACCTCGACGAACACCAGCAGAAAGCCTTTGATCTGCTGTATTCGAAAGGCGTTCGCTCTGCGTTTGATATTGAAGACGAACCGGCGGCGGTTCGCGACAGCTACGGCCGACATACGTTTGGACAAAGTGCGCTCCTGGCGCGGCGTCTGGTAGAACATGGTTCGACATTTGTGACCGTCAACTGTGTCCCCTGGGATCATCACGGTTCCGCGGGACGTCTTCGCACTGAAGAAGGAGCCCGCAAGCTGATACCGCCTCTGGACGCCGCGATCTCGGGATTGATTCGCGATCTGATCGACCGCGGTCTGTATGAGAAGACACTGGTGGTGGCGATGGGTGAATTTGGACGCACGCCGCGAATTAACCAGCATGCAGGACGCGACCACTGGGGGCGAACCTTCAGTGTAATGATGGGCTGTGGCGGAATGCGGATGGGGCAGATCATCGGCCGTTCCAGCAGCCGCGGTGAAGATGTCGTCGAACGGCCGGTGGGCCCGCAGGATGTTGCGGCGACCATTTATCGGCATCTGGGCATCGATCCCCAGCGTGTTATTCTCCGCGATCGCCTGGATCGCCCGATGCCTCTGCTCGACACCGGGGAACCGGTTTCCGAGCTGTTTGGCTAA